In Candidatus Cloacimonadota bacterium, the following are encoded in one genomic region:
- a CDS encoding nucleoside deaminase, which produces MFLVVYKDYSYWIEFALQEAEIALSEDEIPVGAVLIKDNKLILRNHNRTRQLNDPTAHAEKLIITEIISQGEKYLNDYTLFVTLEPCTMCAGMLILAKLGVLVFGAYDPKSGAAGSLYNIPLDRQLNHNPQVIGGILDEKCGELLKEFFQAKR; this is translated from the coding sequence TTGTTTTTAGTGGTGTATAAAGACTACTCTTATTGGATAGAATTTGCCCTTCAAGAGGCAGAAATAGCACTATCTGAAGATGAAATCCCTGTTGGTGCTGTATTAATAAAAGATAATAAACTAATACTCCGCAATCATAATCGAACTCGACAATTAAACGATCCTACAGCTCATGCTGAAAAACTAATTATCACTGAGATTATCTCCCAAGGTGAGAAATACCTAAACGACTATACTCTATTTGTCACATTAGAACCCTGCACTATGTGTGCTGGAATGCTAATCTTGGCAAAATTAGGAGTTTTGGTCTTTGGAGCTTATGATCCAAAGTCGGGTGCTGCAGGTTCTCTTTATAACATTCCTTTAGATCGCCAGTTAAATCATAATCCCCAAGTTATAGGTGGAATTCTTGACGAAAAATGTGGTGAGTTGTTAAAGGAATTCTTCCAAGCAAAACGATGA
- a CDS encoding slipin family protein, which produces MYPIIVIVVIFIMSAIKIVREYERLVVFRLGRLTKEKGPGIVLIIPIVDRVIRIPLRIVTLDVPTQEVITKDNVTGSVNAVVYYRVVDPSKAVVNVEDYRYATAQLAQTTLRSVAGQADLDELLSARDKLNVQIQKILDEATDPWGIKVTAVEIKDVGIPEGLQKAISRQATAERERRAIIVQAEGEMQAAEKLAEAAKILSAEEGALFVRTLRTLTEIASQKGSIFAFPFPVELKNLFPDPTKKKD; this is translated from the coding sequence ATGTATCCAATTATTGTTATTGTCGTTATTTTTATAATGTCGGCAATAAAGATCGTTCGTGAATATGAAAGATTGGTTGTTTTTAGACTCGGTCGTTTAACAAAAGAGAAAGGACCCGGTATTGTTTTAATAATCCCAATAGTTGACCGAGTTATCCGCATTCCACTCCGAATAGTTACCTTAGATGTACCTACCCAAGAAGTGATCACCAAAGATAATGTGACCGGAAGTGTTAATGCAGTAGTTTATTATCGTGTAGTTGATCCAAGTAAAGCAGTGGTCAATGTAGAGGATTATCGTTATGCTACTGCCCAGCTGGCACAGACTACACTTAGAAGTGTAGCTGGACAAGCAGATTTGGATGAGTTGCTTTCCGCTCGAGATAAACTAAATGTCCAGATCCAAAAAATACTTGATGAGGCAACAGATCCTTGGGGTATAAAAGTTACTGCGGTTGAGATCAAGGATGTTGGTATTCCCGAAGGGTTACAGAAAGCGATCTCACGGCAAGCTACAGCAGAAAGAGAGAGAAGAGCGATAATAGTTCAAGCAGAAGGTGAAATGCAAGCAGCCGAAAAGTTAGCTGAAGCAGCAAAAATTTTGTCTGCTGAAGAAGGTGCTCTCTTTGTACGAACATTGAGAACTTTGACTGAAATAGCCAGTCAAAAAGGTTCTATCTTTGCCTTCCCCTTCCCGGTAGAACTGAAGAATCTTTTCCCTGACCCTACTAAGAAAAAAGACTAA
- a CDS encoding UDP-glucose/GDP-mannose dehydrogenase family protein: MNLTVIGSGYVGLVTGTCFAEMGNRVICVDNNEEKINMLNQGKIPIYEPGLEEMLMRNSKEGRLSFTTDLPDAVKKSLVCFIAVGTPPDEDGSADLSHVLTVARDIAQYMDEYKIIVDKSTVPVGTADLVAGEMKKILSQRNIDVEFDVVSNPEFLKEGNAIEDFMKPDRVVIGTDSIKVAELMNILYSPFNRTNDRVITMSIRSAEMTKYAANAMLATKISFMNEIARLCELTGADIAEVRHGIGSDTRIGYKFIYPGVGYGGSCFPKDVKALINMGKQQQLDLQILQAVEDVNERQKRVLAKKVKKHFGENLSGKTFAIWGLAFKPQTDDMREAPSIVIINMLLDAGATIRAYDPVALEEAKKVFHEREGISFFADEYQVLDGADALLLITEWHQFRYPDFEKIKKLLKNPVIFDGRNQYNHQKMKEMGFIHYSIGRTDKT; encoded by the coding sequence ATGAATTTGACTGTCATTGGTAGCGGGTATGTTGGATTAGTAACCGGTACTTGTTTTGCTGAAATGGGAAATAGAGTGATCTGCGTTGATAACAACGAAGAGAAGATTAACATGCTTAATCAAGGAAAGATCCCCATCTATGAACCGGGGTTGGAAGAGATGTTGATGCGCAACAGTAAAGAGGGACGATTGAGCTTTACGACAGATTTACCAGATGCTGTTAAAAAATCTCTTGTCTGTTTCATTGCTGTTGGAACACCTCCTGATGAAGACGGGTCGGCAGATCTTTCCCACGTGCTTACTGTAGCCAGAGACATCGCCCAATATATGGATGAGTATAAAATCATAGTCGATAAATCTACTGTTCCTGTTGGCACTGCTGATCTGGTTGCGGGGGAAATGAAAAAGATCCTCTCACAAAGAAATATTGATGTGGAGTTTGATGTCGTTTCTAATCCGGAGTTTTTGAAAGAAGGTAATGCTATCGAAGATTTTATGAAACCGGATAGGGTGGTTATTGGGACAGATAGTATCAAAGTAGCTGAGTTGATGAATATTCTCTACTCGCCCTTTAACAGAACGAATGATCGGGTTATCACTATGTCAATTCGTTCGGCAGAAATGACCAAATATGCAGCAAATGCTATGTTGGCAACCAAGATATCCTTTATGAATGAGATCGCCCGGCTCTGTGAACTGACTGGAGCTGATATAGCGGAAGTTAGACATGGGATCGGTTCGGATACACGAATTGGGTATAAATTCATCTATCCCGGTGTTGGTTACGGAGGGAGTTGTTTCCCAAAAGATGTTAAAGCTCTGATCAATATGGGAAAGCAACAACAGCTTGACTTGCAGATATTGCAGGCAGTGGAAGATGTGAATGAGCGACAAAAAAGGGTTCTGGCAAAAAAAGTTAAGAAACATTTCGGAGAAAACCTCTCCGGGAAGACTTTCGCTATCTGGGGATTAGCTTTTAAACCACAAACCGACGATATGAGAGAGGCACCATCTATTGTAATAATTAATATGTTACTAGATGCAGGTGCAACAATCAGAGCTTATGACCCTGTTGCTTTGGAAGAGGCAAAAAAGGTATTTCATGAACGAGAAGGGATCAGTTTCTTTGCAGATGAATATCAAGTCTTAGATGGAGCTGATGCACTTTTACTGATTACTGAGTGGCATCAATTCCGTTATCCTGATTTTGAAAAGATCAAGAAATTGCTCAAGAATCCGGTAATATTTGATGGTAGGAATCAGTATAACCATCAAAAAATGAAAGAAATGGGCTTTATCCATTATTCGATAGGACGAACTGATAAAACCTAA
- the hflC gene encoding protease modulator HflC: MKATTLIILGIILLIVIVNALYIVDETQQAIITQFGEPIGEAKQEAGLYIKTPFIQKVHYFEKRILQWDGEQNQIPTQDKKFIWVDTFARWRIIDPLLFYQSVRSEIFAQSRLDDIIDGVTRDIITLNPLIEIVRDTDREMSFAIDFDADYYEEIQADIMVGRRTIADSIYAIAHPLIDQFGIELIDVQIKRVNYIEDVRKQVYERMSSERKKIADRYRSSGQGRAAEIIGRMERELQQIESEAYRTSQEISGRADAEATTIYAGAYNRDPQFFEFLRTMDAYKKTMNEKNTLIMTTDSDFYKFMKKGN; encoded by the coding sequence ATGAAAGCGACAACTCTTATTATACTGGGAATAATCCTTCTGATAGTTATTGTAAATGCATTATATATTGTTGATGAGACACAGCAGGCAATTATAACACAATTTGGTGAGCCGATAGGTGAAGCTAAACAAGAAGCTGGTCTTTACATTAAGACACCCTTTATCCAAAAAGTACACTATTTTGAAAAGAGAATACTCCAATGGGATGGTGAGCAGAATCAGATTCCGACTCAAGATAAGAAATTTATCTGGGTTGATACTTTTGCTCGCTGGCGTATTATTGATCCTTTACTGTTTTATCAATCCGTTCGTTCGGAAATATTTGCTCAAAGTCGGTTAGATGACATAATCGATGGTGTGACCCGTGATATCATTACTCTCAATCCTTTGATTGAGATAGTGAGGGATACTGATCGAGAGATGTCATTTGCCATCGATTTTGATGCCGATTATTATGAAGAAATTCAAGCTGATATTATGGTTGGTAGAAGAACCATTGCCGACTCTATCTATGCAATAGCCCATCCATTAATAGATCAGTTCGGAATAGAGTTGATTGATGTTCAGATAAAGCGGGTAAATTACATTGAAGATGTTCGCAAGCAGGTCTATGAAAGAATGAGTTCCGAAAGAAAGAAGATAGCTGACCGTTATCGTTCCAGTGGACAGGGTAGGGCGGCTGAAATTATCGGACGCATGGAAAGAGAGCTGCAACAAATAGAATCGGAAGCATATCGTACATCACAAGAAATCAGCGGTCGAGCAGATGCTGAGGCTACAACGATATATGCAGGAGCTTATAATCGAGATCCACAATTCTTTGAATTTTTGAGAACAATGGATGCGTATAAAAAGACCATGAATGAAAAAAATACTCTGATTATGACGACTGACAGCGATTTCTATAAATTCATGAAGAAGGGGAATTGA
- a CDS encoding nodulation protein NfeD → MLSIFSLNANIISVIDMEGMITAGQLSFLERELDKAYQNGSELFIIRLNTQGGLVDVTFKINETILNAQLPVAVYVSPSGAIAASAGAFIVLAGDIAAMAPGTTIGAAQPLSITPEGVQEAGEKTSKFLANHARSLAEQNNRPEHIAAGFVEDNLTLTATEALEEGLIDYIAPSLTNLLNQMDGITIEKNEQVFVLNTLDADIVYQEMKFSEQIQQWISNPQVAFLFLMLGLMGIYFGLSTPGTYVPEVLGALLLIAGIYGIGLFGTNTAGIIFLIAGFGLIIAEIFTSGFGILGIGGIISLLIGALILPHEPLMGFDWYGTFIRTVIGVIIGLAIILIFVIQKIIYSRRHLPTDRLNLALPQSGTVVEALAPEGMIKAKGELWKARSIDGSPISFGEVVEVVKEESFTLIVKLKEKEGE, encoded by the coding sequence ATGTTAAGCATATTCTCTCTGAACGCAAACATAATATCTGTCATTGATATGGAAGGGATGATCACAGCAGGGCAACTATCTTTTTTAGAACGTGAATTAGATAAAGCATACCAAAACGGTAGTGAACTTTTCATTATCAGATTAAACACTCAGGGTGGTTTGGTTGATGTGACATTCAAAATCAATGAGACCATATTAAATGCCCAACTGCCCGTAGCAGTATATGTTTCACCATCAGGAGCGATAGCAGCTTCTGCCGGAGCTTTCATAGTTTTAGCAGGAGATATTGCAGCAATGGCTCCAGGAACAACAATTGGAGCAGCTCAACCTCTTTCGATAACTCCCGAAGGTGTACAAGAAGCGGGAGAAAAGACCTCTAAATTCTTAGCTAACCATGCCAGAAGTTTAGCAGAGCAAAATAATCGTCCCGAACACATTGCAGCCGGCTTTGTGGAAGACAATCTAACCTTAACAGCTACAGAAGCCCTGGAAGAAGGATTGATTGACTACATAGCTCCTTCATTAACAAATCTATTGAACCAAATGGACGGGATCACAATAGAGAAAAATGAACAAGTTTTCGTTTTAAATACTTTAGATGCAGACATCGTATACCAAGAGATGAAATTTTCCGAACAGATACAACAATGGATCAGCAATCCTCAAGTTGCTTTTCTATTTTTAATGCTTGGTTTAATGGGTATATACTTTGGTCTTAGTACACCTGGAACTTATGTTCCTGAGGTTCTGGGGGCTCTTCTACTAATTGCTGGTATATATGGCATTGGATTGTTTGGAACTAATACAGCGGGTATAATCTTTTTAATTGCCGGTTTTGGACTAATAATAGCCGAAATTTTTACCAGTGGTTTTGGTATTTTGGGCATTGGGGGAATAATTTCGCTGTTGATTGGAGCTCTCATCTTACCTCATGAACCTTTGATGGGTTTTGATTGGTATGGGACATTCATCAGAACAGTAATAGGAGTTATTATTGGTCTGGCAATAATTCTCATTTTTGTCATACAGAAGATTATTTATTCTCGTAGACATCTACCCACTGATAGATTAAACCTCGCTTTGCCGCAATCCGGTACAGTAGTTGAAGCTTTGGCTCCTGAAGGAATGATCAAAGCTAAAGGAGAATTGTGGAAAGCACGTAGTATAGATGGTTCTCCTATATCGTTTGGAGAAGTAGTTGAAGTTGTTAAAGAAGAATCTTTTACCTTAATAGTTAAGCTTAAAGAAAAAGAAGGAGAATAG
- a CDS encoding T9SS type A sorting domain-containing protein yields MFRTLLISLILLVLISSLWSNLSYFIEVPIIDHSRGRFDTDLPVMQKPDEPMLPHIPLRILLPQGERFIDLEIEVRDSGKNISNIDIPFFGKQTPISRSKSILDALSKDENHSSGIYPSDLYNEFGTHRKMGYEILIVNLYPYLYDIDNRVLHKKDSFNLQIITEYDSQLAAQQNTFLLNNQSAREEIRRLVINPEIIDTYVKTPIYRNSILPNENDPYSMIVITDAIRAPYFDNYISWKTDNNISSKVFLLEDIYSSYSGVDNQEKIRNFIIDAYETYSLSETPLEYVLLGGDDVIVPVRGMYCFVSGLWTDYEDYNIPSDVYYSNLDGNWDANGNGIYGELDDGIDWFAEIAIGRIPAVSEQDFNNFFQKNIHYGSSPSYSNDIAIMIGQNLDAITWGGDYKDEIIPILPDDYHITTFYEKDGSYSGEGIREAVRNGLGILNHLGHSNENTVFGMNNYQVNQLQNSEYGLAYSQGCYTAAFDNATNPDSDAIGQRMVNAEGGFFAFIGNTRYGWYWPGSTEGASQLFDLTFFKGLFEQDIRHIGKTLNYSKETLVNEAIDNNFQHHLWQNGFMLWTFYNQILLGDPSAYLRPASGQFPYLEPISMSYDDYLGDGDGMVNPGETIRIYLELANREDWSDAFAVRASFTGSDQEIEVITGESEYPCIPAGDKAFNSTPFVISLSHDVPYGDYEFTIRVSALGNDEHEFVKDYNFLLPVTIKQQYWPWQSNTTIQGAPLIHEEDPFFTKIIAIDAINNIDYLDFRAENVIPSFSYDGNMMKSAAMGDLFNNGNPIVVFNNRSGLISGIDLQGNEVFSYNSDSQFINTPILADMTGDGLLEIVTHSIDRKLFVISATGDLLPDYPKQLDYNVLVELAAADINDNGSVELIIGYVSGILDVIDLAGNSLDGFPVDLQSPINLSPIVLVNKNIVTGTQNNRLKMISPTGVVLWEKQLPNRIITEPIAADFTGDDVLEIAFNTSDGKVYIINQEGETLAGYPFSISEAFNQPPLAVDVNNDGHINLIVASYSGLIYGLNPDATIIDMLPAPLGLQPTSPLFIADIDRDGDFEIGFGTNLGISVLDYKFYAGEDTPWSIYRGNTMRTGYYNDNNIFRENKYLPEPPNTELMQNYPNPFNISTTIPYHIKSPGTLNISIYNIKGQKIRQLHNAHAERGYGEVIWNGRNDEGKIVASGIYFTKMTIGKTTQVRKMLLLK; encoded by the coding sequence ATGTTCAGAACACTACTTATTAGCTTGATATTGTTAGTTTTAATCAGTAGTTTATGGTCGAACTTGAGCTACTTCATTGAAGTACCGATTATAGACCATTCCCGAGGTAGATTTGATACTGATCTACCGGTCATGCAAAAACCTGATGAACCTATGCTACCCCATATTCCTCTCCGAATATTATTACCGCAAGGAGAAAGATTTATTGATTTAGAGATTGAAGTTCGTGATTCTGGCAAAAATATTTCCAATATCGACATACCCTTTTTCGGTAAACAGACACCAATCTCAAGATCAAAATCGATATTGGATGCACTCTCGAAAGATGAAAATCACAGTAGTGGTATCTATCCATCTGATCTATACAATGAGTTCGGAACGCACCGTAAAATGGGTTATGAAATCTTAATTGTGAACCTATATCCCTATCTATATGATATTGATAACAGAGTGTTACACAAAAAAGACAGCTTTAACTTGCAGATAATAACAGAATATGATAGTCAATTGGCTGCACAGCAAAATACGTTTCTTCTAAATAACCAATCTGCTCGAGAAGAAATTAGAAGATTGGTCATCAATCCCGAAATTATCGATACTTATGTGAAAACACCGATTTATCGGAACAGCATTCTCCCTAACGAAAATGACCCTTATTCAATGATTGTTATAACTGATGCAATTCGGGCTCCCTACTTCGATAATTACATAAGCTGGAAAACCGATAATAATATCTCCAGTAAGGTCTTTCTTTTGGAAGATATTTACAGCTCATATTCCGGGGTTGATAATCAAGAGAAGATACGCAACTTTATCATTGATGCTTATGAAACTTACTCACTTTCCGAAACCCCTCTCGAATACGTGTTACTTGGCGGAGATGACGTTATTGTTCCTGTGAGAGGAATGTACTGTTTTGTTAGTGGTCTTTGGACTGATTATGAGGATTATAACATCCCCTCAGATGTTTACTATAGTAACTTGGATGGTAATTGGGATGCTAATGGAAACGGGATCTACGGTGAGTTAGACGATGGGATTGACTGGTTTGCTGAGATAGCAATAGGCAGAATCCCTGCTGTTTCGGAACAGGATTTTAACAATTTCTTTCAGAAAAATATTCATTACGGTTCTTCTCCATCCTATAGCAACGATATTGCAATAATGATCGGACAGAATTTAGATGCCATTACTTGGGGTGGGGATTATAAAGATGAGATAATTCCTATTCTACCGGATGATTATCATATTACAACTTTCTATGAGAAGGATGGCAGTTATAGTGGTGAAGGAATTAGAGAAGCAGTAAGAAATGGTTTAGGTATTCTTAACCACTTAGGTCATTCTAATGAGAACACCGTGTTTGGTATGAATAACTATCAAGTAAATCAGCTACAAAATAGTGAGTATGGACTAGCATATTCTCAAGGTTGTTATACAGCTGCCTTTGACAATGCAACTAATCCGGATTCCGATGCTATAGGACAGAGAATGGTTAATGCAGAAGGTGGGTTTTTTGCTTTTATCGGAAATACACGCTATGGCTGGTATTGGCCGGGAAGTACTGAGGGTGCCTCTCAATTATTTGATTTAACTTTTTTTAAAGGACTTTTTGAACAGGACATCAGACATATAGGGAAGACACTAAACTATTCTAAAGAAACGTTAGTTAACGAAGCAATAGATAACAATTTCCAGCACCATCTTTGGCAGAATGGCTTCATGTTATGGACTTTCTATAATCAGATCCTCTTGGGAGACCCTTCAGCTTATTTACGACCAGCAAGTGGTCAATTCCCATATTTAGAACCTATTAGTATGAGTTATGATGATTATCTTGGTGATGGTGATGGTATGGTTAATCCGGGAGAGACTATCAGAATTTATCTTGAATTAGCCAACAGGGAAGATTGGTCGGATGCTTTTGCAGTAAGAGCTTCCTTTACCGGTAGTGACCAAGAAATCGAAGTAATAACCGGTGAGTCTGAATATCCTTGTATTCCGGCAGGTGATAAAGCTTTCAATTCAACACCCTTTGTTATTAGTCTTTCTCATGATGTTCCCTATGGTGATTACGAATTTACTATTCGTGTATCTGCTCTTGGTAATGACGAACATGAGTTTGTCAAAGATTACAACTTTTTGTTACCTGTAACTATAAAGCAGCAATATTGGCCTTGGCAATCCAATACTACTATTCAAGGTGCACCACTCATACATGAGGAAGATCCTTTTTTTACGAAGATTATCGCTATTGATGCCATCAATAATATTGATTATCTCGACTTTAGGGCTGAAAATGTAATTCCATCTTTCAGCTATGATGGCAATATGATGAAAAGTGCTGCGATGGGTGACTTGTTCAATAACGGAAATCCTATAGTTGTCTTTAATAATAGAAGCGGATTGATTTCAGGTATTGATCTGCAAGGTAATGAAGTATTTTCCTACAATTCTGATAGTCAGTTTATCAATACTCCAATATTAGCTGATATGACAGGTGATGGTTTGCTGGAAATAGTCACCCATAGTATAGATAGAAAGCTCTTTGTTATCTCGGCAACTGGAGATTTGTTGCCCGATTATCCTAAACAACTGGACTATAATGTATTAGTTGAGTTAGCTGCTGCAGATATAAATGATAATGGTTCAGTTGAGTTAATAATCGGCTATGTTTCTGGCATACTTGATGTCATAGATCTGGCTGGAAACAGCTTGGATGGTTTTCCTGTAGATCTGCAATCTCCGATAAATCTATCACCAATAGTTTTAGTTAATAAAAACATTGTAACTGGCACTCAAAATAATAGATTAAAAATGATCAGCCCAACCGGTGTGGTGCTATGGGAAAAACAACTACCTAACAGAATAATAACCGAGCCCATTGCAGCTGATTTCACCGGAGATGATGTATTAGAAATAGCTTTTAATACTTCAGACGGAAAAGTTTACATAATAAATCAGGAGGGAGAGACACTTGCTGGTTATCCGTTTTCAATATCTGAAGCATTTAATCAGCCACCTTTAGCGGTTGATGTAAATAATGACGGACATATCAACCTAATTGTAGCATCCTATAGTGGTCTTATTTACGGGCTTAATCCAGATGCTACTATTATTGATATGCTTCCAGCTCCCTTAGGATTACAACCAACTTCACCCTTATTTATAGCTGACATTGACAGAGATGGTGATTTTGAGATAGGATTTGGAACCAATTTAGGGATTAGTGTGCTCGATTATAAATTTTATGCCGGAGAGGATACACCTTGGTCAATATATCGTGGAAATACTATGAGAACAGGTTACTACAATGACAACAATATTTTCCGTGAGAACAAATACCTTCCTGAACCCCCAAATACTGAACTGATGCAAAACTATCCTAATCCCTTTAACATTTCAACAACTATTCCTTATCATATAAAAAGTCCTGGTACTCTGAACATAAGTATTTACAATATCAAGGGACAGAAAATCAGACAACTACATAATGCTCATGCTGAACGAGGATATGGAGAGGTAATCTGGAATGGAAGAAATGATGAGGGGAAGATCGTTGCTTCCGGAATATATTTTACTAAAATGACCATTGGAAAAACAACACAAGTAAGAAAGATGCTGCTGCTCAAATAG
- the lepA gene encoding translation elongation factor 4, whose protein sequence is MQQELIRNFCIIAHIDHGKSTLADRLLEETGTIDRSLRAVQILDDMDLEREKGITIKSHAVRMTYNRGGKTYILNLIDTPGHVDFSYEVSRSLASCEGALLLVDASQGIEAQTMSNLYMALDNNLEIIPVINKIDIPNAEIETTEADLVEILGVPSENIFKVSAKMGIGIKELIDGIIDHFPAPEGDTNEPVQALIFDSQFDRYRGVVVYVRLYDGVLKRGDRIRLMSTGREFEIEELGYLALDKMKCPQLSAGEVGYIIANIKEVADARVGDTITSAIKPCSKALAGYREPKPMVYSGIFPINNDDYENLRDSIAKYKLNDAALVYEPENSLALGFGFRCGFLGMLHLEIVKERLLREFDVPIISTTPSVKFVVNLTKGSSVTIYNPADMPDPATIESIFEPIMDVEIIVPEEFIGNVMKLALDRRGIQKNLQYIDAKRVELSYEMPLIEIIFDFYDKLKSVSRGYASLDYSFKEFRKASIVKVDVLINGEKVDAMSFICHTDKAYSWGKSITETLSEVIPKHLFKIALQASIGSKIIARSTITAMRKNVTAKCYGGDITRKRKLLEKQKEGKKKMREIGSVAVPQEAFLAVLKADKS, encoded by the coding sequence ATGCAGCAAGAACTGATAAGAAATTTCTGTATTATTGCCCATATTGATCATGGCAAATCTACCTTAGCCGATAGATTACTTGAGGAAACGGGCACAATAGATCGTAGTTTACGGGCTGTCCAAATTCTCGATGATATGGACTTGGAAAGAGAGAAAGGTATAACTATCAAGTCCCATGCGGTAAGAATGACCTATAATAGAGGTGGTAAAACTTATATCTTAAATTTAATAGATACCCCCGGTCATGTAGATTTCTCTTATGAGGTTTCTCGGAGTTTGGCTTCTTGCGAAGGAGCACTTCTGCTTGTAGATGCATCTCAAGGGATTGAAGCACAAACGATGAGTAATCTCTATATGGCTTTGGATAACAACCTTGAAATTATTCCGGTAATTAACAAAATAGACATTCCCAATGCTGAAATCGAAACAACAGAAGCTGATCTTGTTGAAATATTGGGAGTCCCTTCAGAAAACATTTTCAAAGTTAGTGCCAAAATGGGGATTGGCATCAAAGAACTGATAGATGGTATTATTGATCATTTCCCAGCTCCTGAAGGAGATACGAACGAACCGGTTCAAGCTCTGATATTTGATTCCCAATTTGATCGCTACAGAGGGGTTGTTGTCTATGTCAGACTATATGATGGAGTGCTAAAACGAGGTGATCGGATCAGACTAATGTCCACAGGAAGAGAATTCGAGATCGAAGAATTAGGATATCTGGCATTAGATAAGATGAAATGTCCACAACTCAGTGCCGGAGAAGTAGGATACATTATTGCAAACATCAAAGAGGTCGCTGATGCTCGTGTAGGAGATACTATTACAAGTGCCATAAAACCTTGTTCAAAAGCATTAGCTGGTTATAGAGAACCAAAACCGATGGTATATAGCGGTATATTCCCTATCAATAACGATGACTATGAAAACCTACGGGATAGTATAGCCAAATACAAGTTAAACGATGCCGCTCTTGTTTATGAACCCGAAAACTCTTTAGCTCTTGGGTTTGGTTTTCGTTGTGGCTTTTTAGGGATGCTGCATCTGGAAATTGTAAAAGAAAGATTGTTACGAGAATTCGACGTTCCTATCATCTCTACTACTCCAAGTGTAAAATTTGTTGTTAATCTGACCAAGGGTTCATCAGTAACTATTTACAATCCTGCTGATATGCCAGATCCTGCAACAATAGAAAGCATATTTGAACCAATTATGGATGTTGAGATTATTGTGCCTGAAGAATTTATCGGCAATGTGATGAAACTTGCTCTGGATAGAAGAGGAATTCAGAAGAATTTACAATATATAGATGCGAAAAGGGTAGAACTTTCCTATGAGATGCCTTTAATCGAGATCATATTTGATTTCTATGATAAATTGAAATCTGTGAGCAGGGGCTATGCCTCTTTGGACTATAGTTTTAAAGAATTCCGCAAAGCCAGTATCGTCAAAGTAGATGTATTGATAAATGGTGAAAAGGTGGATGCGATGTCCTTTATCTGTCACACAGATAAAGCATATAGCTGGGGTAAAAGTATCACTGAGACACTTTCTGAAGTTATACCCAAACATCTCTTTAAGATCGCTTTGCAAGCATCTATCGGCTCTAAGATCATAGCCCGTAGTACTATCACTGCTATGCGGAAAAATGTAACTGCGAAATGCTATGGCGGAGATATAACAAGAAAAAGAAAACTTCTTGAAAAGCAAAAAGAGGGTAAGAAGAAGATGAGAGAGATCGGTTCGGTCGCAGTTCCTCAAGAGGCATTCCTAGCAGTTCTGAAAGCAGATAAGAGTTGA